The sequence below is a genomic window from Cygnus olor isolate bCygOlo1 chromosome 7, bCygOlo1.pri.v2, whole genome shotgun sequence.
CTACAGCCATCCAGAACCCACCTGAAAGCTGTGATGGTTGGCATCACGAGTGGTGTCCCAGCAGACTGGTGTTGGGAGGGGAAAATAGCATAGTCCTTCTATAGCTTTACTGATGGAAAGTGAATAGtgggaaacaaaaacatacaaatggCTTGGTAAGGACTAGAGAAGCGATCAAGACTTTTTTCTTAGCCTCAATGTTACTGTGTGTCTCTTTCTCTGTACAGGAACATTATCATGATAATATTTAACCAAAGCTCTTATGCCTTCCCATTCTTAAAAGCTCATTAAGCATTCACTTAGAATTCATCTTCATACACCCAGTAATTATACCTCTGCATGTTTTAGTACcacagagattttttatttttttggcagagAGAAAATGCATCAATACCTCATCCAAACAGCAATTCTAGACTTCTGTGGgatttgctttggaaaacatACAGCCAGCTAATGCTGTGTGCTGCAAGGATAAATACTGATATTAGTGTAAAGATGTTGCCTAGATAGGTGAAATATATTTGGTATAGACATTTATTTCcagctatttattatttattattccagccatttatttccatcaactaaaaaaaaaaaaaaaccaatctcttcccattttttaaactttattcaAGGATCACAGAATAAGAGGAAAGATTAGATGGTAAAACAAACATAGCTCAGGTTCTTGACATTCCTGTCAATTTCTAACCACTAAACAGAACTTTCTACTCTAAAAACTATTAGTGTTATCCATGGGCCACTggccaaaaaaaggaaagaaagaaaaaaccacCAATTTTAAACCCATCAGTTCTCCCTGCTCTTAGtagcagctgaaaagcaaagactTCATGTACCTGTACTTAATAAGACTTGTCTATCAGAAGTTTTACAGTATAGTCTGTATGTACTGGACATGGTATAATATATTTACttgttactgcttttctttagaGCAAAACCCAccttttcttgtccttttttttttcctacagcatCACAGATTGTGTGGTAAAACTTCTCCTCACATCATagttattattataaataattactTCTAAAAGTGTTAAGACAGGCGAATTCTGGTTAAAATATCGAGAAGTATAAAACAGACAATATAATAAAAGGGCTCACTACCCATACGGAAAGTACTCTGAGGGATGCTTAAGATGGTCTCTCAACCAAGATTTCAGTGCATGAGCATCTGGTGAACAGTGGTGGGTGTTTTCATTCAGCAATCTAGAAAATTTTCAACTAGATTTTCAGATGTTAattgtttgtgctttttcttgGATAATACATTAGTTCTCAAAAAAGCTACAGGATTCTCTTTACGCTCTATAGAGAGAGCAGAGTATACACCAGGGAGACTACACTCTATACTACAGTAACCCAAAGATTAAAATCTTCATTCAAAAGATGAGGTCATGCTGCAAGTTGAAGGCACATGTATTAAACCAAGTTAAAGTGCTTTATGTATCCCTGCTCATCACTGTACCTCAACCTGAACTGAGACTTGGTATTTTTGATGTGCCTGCAGCAATAAAGTGGTCTGTCCTTTGCGGAACAGAGACTAAGATCTAACAAAAAAGAAGCTAGTAAAAGGTCCTGtggagaaaacagaggaaaacttGAATCCGACCACAAAACAGGTGCTAGTTGCCTTGTGGCTGCAAATAACTGTTCCTGTTATAGAAGAACTTCCTCTCCATGAAAAGGTTGTTTATCAACCACTGCTACCAGCTGTCAGGGATTTTTCTTATCAACGATGATCAGAGTATGCAATCGATGCCAAACATTGCAAAGGAGCAACCTCTGGCTTCTTGTACAATAAAGTGGATTAAACTTTGGCAGTGTCATGACTGAAGGGCTGAATTTCTGCTGAACTATCCACAGGGCCCTGTGAAATATAATTTAAGTTTCTTCTTTAGTAAGAGGAGAGTTACTTTCGTAGAAGGGCATCACATCACATAGCAGGAACATAAATTAGCTAATTACaggttattttctgaaaaatgaggaTGAAGAATGTCAGAGGAGACGTCTTTCACAGTCTTCTAGAAGTGCTTCTTGGCTGTAGGTTTGTAAGACACCAGAAGACCAAAAGAAGCATACCCGAATAGAAGTGTCTGAACGAACCAATGAAACTGAACTGCTGGGTCAGTGATGCCTTTAGATCTGTAACGTTAACAAAACCATAAAATGTATCAAAAAGCTTAATCTTGCAGACTATACTTTAATACTTATGAAGGTCAGATATCCTTGATATGTCAGAATTGATTAGAACATTTGATCTTAGATTACTATCACTACTGAGAGTTACTTCTTGAAAGATAGTACTAACTGAACACACTAGTACTTGAGATTTTAGTGGATTTTAAGCTGTCTAtagaacaaatgtttttatagaTATCATGCATACAATTTCCTCAGTAATACACGATCTGCAATTTCTGCCTATGCTATGTGAAATGACTTGTTCTATAAGACAAGTTTACACACTTCAAAGAATCAAGAAAATAGACAAGCTTAATACTAATCTGCCTTTGCTCTTTACCAAAAATCCATATATACCTTCTTGGTGAAGGTAGTCTGGGTAGTAGCAGGACAAAGTGGCCTGACAATTGTTTAGATATCACTACGCAATGCAGGATGGCAGAGCACTGTTGCCTGAATTTGTGGCTAGAAAAAGGTACAGGAAGATCAAGAGACCTGACTTGATTTGTCAAGTAAATTAGCACCTGATTTTTTCCTCTATGTTACACAAAAAGGTCTAGTAATGCTATAAAGAACATCTGTAAGCTGACTTACTCGAGTAAATGCATTAAGAGTTTGAAGCAACAGTTACAGTACCTCAAACTACCCATACTGTCACACTTTTTATCCCTTAAAAATTGGATCACGTTGACCTTCCTGAAGACAACTGTCCTTCTCAACCAACCATGTGATGCTTTATCCCCACACCCTATCATTGTTGGGAAATATTCCTGGCTTTACAGAGAATAGAAGTATAAACATGATAGTCAACAGAACAACTGATTTCACATTTCCAGTAAATTATGTTGAGCGTAAGTGTACACATTAATGAAGGGAGCTCCCTCTACTGATCTCTTCTAGAACAGTTCAGCTGTTAATTGTGTCTACACTGACCAAATTAATGTGTAGCAAGTATTGATTAACACATTTCTTCATACTTATTCTTAAGTTTTCTTACcagctgtggaaaaagaaaaactgtttttataatcccagctgcagtgttttcaaataagtgcagaaatataaaaactaGGTCTTAACAATTGTACCTGCTTATATAAGGCAAGCTTACTTGAAAAGACGATATGCAGAAATACAGGCCAGAAGCCAAAGGGAAGTACCACTACTGATTAACAAATATATACCTACCTGCTCTCTAGTTCTTCCTCATGCCTCCCTTTGTGATGTTCATAAGCAGACATCACAATGTTTTACTTCAGTAAAATGTATATAGTGTTTGTGACTACTTAGTAATCTAAGTCAATGTGCAGGGAAACCcatgctctttttcttctggtctttaacactgctctgcaaaaacTTCATTACTTAACTTGATTACAATACACCCATTTGGTATGGTCAATGGTATGAAGTGTCTTAATGCTTAAAATCACCTTAAGCCCATATATCTAAAATGCATCTGCAGAATTTAACTTAAAGCTATAGAACTGATATTTGGCGTTTAGTAAATAGTTGATTATTAACTCCTATTTTGTTGAATGTTTTATGCCTTGAGAACCACCTCGGATAGCttaaatggaataaaatccCTCTGCTTCCATGAGATGTTACCTGAGAAGCTTGTGACAAACAGGGCATTAATTAAATCAAGTAGAAAAACATCTAGTGTTCACAATGGCAAACTGACTTGCCAGCTACTCTGTGTAGAGACAagaatcaaaaagaaatactaGCATGAAAAGTAGTAACTGCATTCTTCTGAATTATTACAAACGTTAAGTCAAATGAATACAAGGATGATGTGTGTGGACTGCATGCCCTTTCCAAACAATTTGTTCTCCTAATGTAAGACTTAGTTGGCATTGCTTTTCGAGTCTGATTGGTCAATGTTTTCCTCCACTTGCATATATGATCAGATCTTGTGTAGTCCCAAACAGAAGTATCCAATTGTATTTTCACAATACAGATGGAATTTATTTAGGCTGCTAATTAACAGTCTCAAAATTTTGTTAACATCTGACTGAATTAAGAcacctatttatttttacccaCTGCTTTCTAAAGTGCTATGTTACCCAGCATCTGAACTAATAATGAAGAATAAGAAACTATGTTTGCCTGTTATATAAAGAATGATTctcaaataaatacaaagaatagTGAGTTCAGAGGCAGGCAGACAAGCTTTGGCAGACCTTGCTGCTAACAGTTCTGCAAGTTGCCGCCCCCCATTTTTGCTACCCAGTACAGCAGTAACCTCTTATGGAGGACAGCAAACTATCACTGCAGTAAGAATTTTATCAGCATCCTCAGAAATAATATTGCTGCTTGTGACCACCAAAATCAGTCTGTAACTCATGTCACTTGTATCAGAAATCCTTTCCAGAGCATTTAAGGTAAGGGAGAAGACCAACTTACTGGCATAACTTAACACCGTACAAGGCTTCTACTAGATGAATCAGCCAGGATACATAGAAcctgataaaaagaaaacacattttattttgttgaaaattaGGTGGAAGACTAATGTATCCAAAATCCGTTATGCAAGGAATATCAATCTGAACGCAGAATTGAGTCTGCATTTTAAGCTAGAAAGTGAGGTGTTTATTATCTCAGGGGGAAAAGAAGTATACTCTTAAAACTAGCTAAAGTCTACTGAGAAAGTTAAACTGAAAGTTGCAGAATATACCTGAACCTCCCATTTCAAGGATCCACTGTATGTTTCCAAAACTTTCAGCACTTAAGTTTTGCACACTTAACTAAGATTGACTTAAGCGCTTGGCTTAACCAAtctgtttacttttaaaagttattttagtgAAGTGTTATGGAAGCTTTTACAGGTATAGCTCTACGAAAAGAATTGTGTGTATAGATTCAGAACACATAACATGACAATCAAACTTGATCTGTAATTTTCTGTATagaagcttttttaaaaagctatgcAGGATATTCAGTTAGGATCAGTTCAATACTTATGCAAAAGCAATGATGAAGGCTATCATCTACGTGATGCATGGTAAAATAAACAAGCCAGTCTGAGGATTCCCTTTACAGGAATTCTGCAAGCAAGAGAGCTGGCTACAGGGAAGTGTATTCCAGCTCTTGTTGAAGAAGgtaagaaaacatgttttgtaaCCCATCAAAGTTCAGCACTATGCAGTTGCTTCAGCAGACTATTTCTCACGTGGACAGGATAAGTTAGTAGTAGGACAGAAAATGTCTCCAAAAGCAGtatcttcctcctttcccttttcactgTAACAACACCGATACCAAACTGCAAGCTGAGTTTTTAAGCTTTCAGCCAGGTCTTAGCCTCTCTCATCTTCTACATGCTTAGCACCCCCTTCCCGAGCTGTAATGAGCTCGCCGGCAGACCTCTTTACATGTAATTAACAGCCGGGTTACAGGAAAGCTTGTTAACGCAGACTAAGCACGGAAGTCAGAGACAGCAAGTGAGATACAAAAAAATCACGGAGCCAGATGTAACTTACGCGTAGCACACCCATGTGTGGTAGTGTTCTGCGATATGGTGAAGGAAGCTGCCAAATAGTCCCAAATAGCTATAAGGTATGGTTGAGGGTGAAAGCGTTACccacttgaaaaagaaaaaaagaaaggcaggtTAGCTCCCTGAAACTGCCCCTTTCACGTTGGAATTAGCCTCCTTGTTCCCCTCGGCCCGCCCCGCTCCCTCGCCGCGGCGCCCGCCTTACGCCCAGCACGATCATGCCGAAGGCGATGGCGATCATCCAGAGGAGCCGGGAGCGCTGGAAGTGGCAGCTGCCGTCCTGCAGCCGCTCCGCGCCCGTCGCCGCCGCCATCCCGTCGTCCTGCGCCCGGCCacggggcgccgccgccgctaaggcgctgctcggggggggcggggccgggcggggcggggccgtCACCGCGCCCGGCCCCCCGCACGTAATGGCGGCCTGGACGCGCCTCAGGCCGGGTCCGAGCAGCGGGCGCCTCCCGGCGGCGCTCCCCGGGACCGCGGCtgagggggcggcgggagggcggCCGCCCGCCGCTCCTCCCTGAAGGGCTCGGCCCTTCTGAGCTGAGCGCAGTCACAGCGTGCTTCTCGGGGGCGTTTTGTCTTCGAGATGCCAAAGCACAGCGATCCCGCTGCCTTCAGTGACTGTTAGTCCTTCTCGCTGTTTCTTAAGTGCTGTTAGGATGCACCTAGCGACTGGCACTGGGGGAGCCTTTTCTCAGGGTCTAGCTGCAAAGCTTTATCATGTTTTGGCAAAGTGTTTGGATATGCCTTAATACCTAGACACTTTTGTGGTTTCAATGCCGAAAGATTTGTCAgtaattaattacatttatttgcaaGTATAATCTGAATTGGAAGCTACAGTTGCCAAATGGTACTGTGTGAAGTATCAAAACATGCTGGACTAATTTACATTGTTAAGgttataagaaataaaaatatttattcatgcTTTACTTCACCAACCTTAACTTCTGAGAATTCTACAGTTTTGTTGTTCATTCTTCTGATCAGTGTCACAAAGTGACTGAATTAAGGTCTGGCAGCTCCCCACAGCACACTACACACCAAAATGTCACCAAGGCCTAGCACAGGCAGCCAGCTCAGTCAGCTCTGGCCAGGCCGCATTTAGATTTATATAGTTTGAAATACATATCTCTGTGTGACAGGATTCAAACAACTTCGTGTTCTTTCTAAGGCCTTTCCTGTGCTAGGGGACAGGGATAGTGGTGGCTAACAATCAGCACAGCTGCCATCACGGTGACAGGGCTCTGTAGGCATTTGAGGATGGACTAATCTGGCTTTACCCCACTCCAGGCTACGCAGATTGCTCATTGAGCCTATTTTTATACTAGCCAAAGCCatagaaaactgaaggaaagcataatcttaaaaacaagttagaaagaaaaaaatgtgtgccCCCTCATATTTGcatgcatacatttttctttcatttgccCCACTTGATTTAGATTCAAACTTAGGCTGGTAATTAAAGCCACAAGTATTCTTGAAGAATCTAAGACCAAAATAGATGTTTGCTATGAGATCAACAGGTATGGCAACTAACAGTGCCCTAACATGAAAATTATGGCTGTATGATCCTCTTAGAGATCTCAAAGACAAATATGgtagtttaaaagaaagaaataaattaattaaaaaaaagggggtggaggagaaaaaggcgaagaaaaggctttttcacTGAAAGTGTGTCTGTAGGGTCCTGAGGTCTTCACAGTGACTATGTATGTAAACTGAGACGGGTTAGTCCtgctgaaaacaataaaatggaCCACTGCATTGTAATCCCTGAAACATACCTGTCTCGTTTCATACATTGTTTATAGCACTATATCACTCTAGtagattttcaaataataaagtTCTTGTTGTATCTAATACTGTAGAAAACTCGTTCCCCCTTCAGTTTAGAAACATTTGCTATCTCTAACTTAGAGATATTGACTATCTCACTTTCATCGGGAAGTACAAAGGGTATTTGCCAGGTAGTCTgcctcttttgttttgtgttcttggTAGATGCCGGAGACTAGATAGAGACATGTTAGCTCTTCtgtggcttttaaaattcttaaaaaaaaaaaaaaaaaaaaaaaaaagagagagagaaaaaaaaggtggtggtggttaCTCTAATCCCGACTAACCTTTATTGCGTGAGTCATCCTACTGGAGTCAGTGATGTGACTGTGTAAACAGCAACTTTTTGGATAAAGAATGACTAAGGGATTGGGATCTTTTTAGGAAATTACTTGGGAACAAACTGCAGCCAACTTTAAAGTGGATTTGTGGCTGGTTTAAAAGAGATGAGATAGTCAGTGAAAGTTACCAAAGGAGATGGAAttatcaataaaatatttttaaatcagggTTAAATAACATAATGCTGTAATGAATCTACTGCAAGAAATGTCTGATTGCTAATTTAACTAGTTAACATATAACTTTGttccatcattttttattttaaattgaaaattaattaaatttaagttaaaaaaaatttcattttctctttgagatTTAAAATTGGACAAGCTAAGGAAGTGTATGGTCTTTAAAGCCTTACAGTTTTGCAGCTAATGGTCAAGACTTTTAGCAGATTCGTGTACTTCAAGGAGTGATGAGAAGTACATAAGAGGAAGCAGTGGGGTACAATAATTCTGACTTGGAAGTAAATAAACCTTCACACATCTCTTTGATCTATTGCTCTCATAGGTAAATGGGTTCCATGGGTGCTTGATAAAACTAGTTCTCTTCTATCATGTTGTGAATATAATCGGGAGCATAATGTAATTCTTGGAAATTGCCGTCTATAAAGGCCCCAGCTACATCTTTAGTCTTTGCAAAGATTAAGAACTAAGTATTACCTTTAAGCTATAAAGGTAGTAATTTCTCATGGATTTTACTACAGATTCAGTTCGTGCATTTTAGAAATCAATTTATGTCAAGTTTTGTGTGCCTATCCTAACACCGtgctttttcttattaaaaaggAACAGACCTCTATATTGTAATGCGCTGCAGCCAACGCTCCAGCATTAATAAGCTCTTCTAAATAGCAAAAACTCACCAGTTTGAAGTCCAGGTTGCAAACAGAGCTTCAGTTTTCATTGCAGGCGTGCATTTTACAGATCTGTAGTTGGCTTTACTGTTATCTGTTGGAAGTCAGTAACTTTAGTCCTACTAAGATATTATGCACGCATTTCTGATGGATTTCTTTCATGTGTGACATagctttaaaaagtgaaatactaACAAGTGACATCCATTTGAAATCTCAGTTTATAAAGTTTGGATTTGTGCTACAAGTGTTTGATGGGTTTCTTTTAGGTTGGATTTACGCAATGGGTATTTGGTAGGGTTTTTAACAGGTATGTGaacaaaaaggtattttatgCCATTTGGGAAGACTGTTTAATAATACTGAACCTACCTTACTAGGATAAATTAAACGTGACCAGGCAGCTTTGTTCATATTAGTTATGTTGGAAAAACCTGAGTAGTTCAAACTGTTCTAAAACTGTGTTACATGGAGATAAGGGGGCCATGACTGCATACTGGCATCGGGCAGCATTATGCTCTGAGTGGCTGAACAGGCTGAAGGAGCAAGTCTCCAACAAGCCGTCAGCATTTGGATGCCTTGTTCTGTCTCTTAACCACTTGATGACAGTGTTTGGGTCTTTTAATACGTAGTATTTGGTATCTGGTATCGCTTCTGGTTTCTTTCAGAGAGAATTcctaactttttatttctgctttctactTTGAAAGCCACAGCCTTAGGTTGCCAAGTTTTTCACGTGCATGGTAGTAAGCACAGGCATGCAGTGTTGGGAAAAGGGAAGGTTTCCAATTAGTGCTCTACTCTTGAGGGTCTGTTGGGACcagctaatgcatttttaatgtatttctcagTTAACGAAAATGTCACGTCAATAGACACAGTTTTCTAGCTCTGggtagtatttttgtttgtttgtttttgtttttccctatgGGTCTGAAATAGGAATCTTGTGAGGGAAAACTGGCTGCAGTACAAAAAAGCCAGCACAGATCTGGCAAAGAAATGGAGTCCCTAGCAGATGGGTGGGAAGCGCACCTCAGTACAAGCACATGGGCGGGGATACTATTTGGGAGATGAGGAGCAGGACTGACAAGGGAGTTTAGACCGATAGGTCTTTGAACAGGGAGGAGAGGACTCCAGACAACTTGTCTCCAGTCCCAGCAAACTAGCCTTGAGGCCACATTCACTCGTCTTTAGGTGACTAGTTACCGTAATCAAGCTTGGCAGGCTATGATGTTGGGATTTGTAGTATTTCTATAGTATCACATGGGTGTGTTTGTATTGcgccaacacacacacacacacacacacacacacacacaaaagatgtAGTCCCTGTCCTAAACATCTGCAGTTCAGAGGTCTGACCCTCCGAGGTGCTAAGAGTCCCCGGGTGGATCTGGTGCTGCTCAGTCCTAGGGCATCTGCAGACAGGAGGCTGGCAGAGCCTCTCTCACAAAGGGGAGGGAGACTGGGAAGGAGACAGTAAGGAGTACGAGGGACAGGATTACAATAAGGTAATGCAGACTGTGAACATGACCCTATTGGGCTTAAAATACTgctgcacttaaaaaaaaaatggtacttATCTCAGGGGTTTGGGCAAGTGCGGGCCTGCCAGACCAAACTGCACTTGGGAATGCTCCAAGTACAGATATTGGTAGGATATTTTGTACAgagttttctgatgtttcttgAAGCAAGATTTTAGTGAATGCCTTTGCAACTGCACAGGTCACTGCACAGCTTTTCTACTCAGAGTTCAAAGGGGTGTGAGAATTGTGATCTAATGCATTAGGCTTCATACACATGGGAATCCAGCTTGGCTTGGTTTCTGCTTGGCTCTGCTGATTTGCCCTTCCCTGTGGTCATCCTAACTCTGTGCAGGCTCAGGCTCTGCCTGCCCTAACTGCAAGTCACTCTTTTGCATGGCTGTGTGAGATGGGCCTGGCCCGCAGAAGAGATTTCCTTCAACCAAAGCAGGAGACACTGTATTTTGTGGGAATGGGAGCACTAATCACTGCCTTCCCAGCAAATCCTGCATACATCTCCCGTGATTTTTCTTCCGTGGATcacaagaaaaattaacagTGTTGGGCACCACTGGACTACTATTTAATACAGGGCACAAAGTCTGCAGTTTTACCTGGGgtcttatttcctttaaaagttaTGGCAGTCTTCTCTTTGAAAGAAGTGACAACTTCTTTCAGGATTGTCACAGGACTCCAAAACGCAACCGTAGGGAGCATAATGACGGTACAACTAAGGAACAATTTTCAGATCCAGACTACAGATGATCATTACTACTCAGAAATGAAATCTCGGAGTTTGGTCAGTAGTTCTGTGAGAATGCCAGCTCAGTGatggtcaaaaaaaataaaataatgttaggAGTTGTTAGGAAtgcagtgaagaagaaaatcattgaAAACATGATAATACTTGAAACACCATGATTATATACATCTTAGATGTTGGAAGTCATTCAAGTCTTCCTGTCTCAGGAAAAATACAGTACCACTGGAAAACGTTCTCACAGGGGAACATGAATGACCAAAGGCATGGGGCATAGGGTGAATAATTGTGGATCAGCTACAGTGAGTGGGATTCTTCAGTCTAGAAATGAGGTTGCTGAAGGGAGTAAGTGATGGGGTTTGATGAAATAGCAGGCAGCATGAACCAATGGAACCAGCATGGGGCTTTCCAAGTTCTTGTGTGGGAGGCAGCCAGCACCAAATTATTCTAGCAGGCAACACATTGAGAACAAATAGAAGTAAGCGTTATTTCATAGATCACGTAGATAAGCTGTAGAAGTCTTAGTGAGAGGATGCTACAGATGCTAAAATTTTACATAGATTcaaaaaaagactgtttcaaTTCACAAAATAGAAGCacattgtgttttctgtgttcttagAAACTAATCCACCTTAGGAAGTCCCTGAGTTGCAAATGACAGCGAGTACTAGGTAAACGTGTTGTTACATAGCTGACTGACCTGGCTATAGGTACCCACGATCCCTAGACGGGAATCCTTTTTTGGCTGTTTCTGGAGAGTTAAGTGTCAGGTTAGACATACATCTGGTCTTAGTGAGTATGGCCCTTTTTGAATGGCTACCCCAGATTTCAAGTAACTGCAGTCCACGCTATGAACTTTTAAGGGTTATGTGCAAGAAAAACCGAAGTCTAAGATTATTCACAAATTACATGAAGCTGGCCTAATGCTTTTTTCGCCTTGAAATCTGTCAATTTTAACGGGTACTGCAGCAGACCAAGACCGCTTTGCCTTAACCGTTCATGTTGTTCTCAGCaatattgttttccttcactATAGCTGTTAGAAACAACATTCGTTTCAGGCAGGAAGAGAGGTTAGAACAATGCTCTGTGACAAGAAACGCGTTTGCTGTAGGGAAAGGCTCAGTGGTCTGGTGACAGCACTCTCAACAGCTGGTTCTGGACTGGGCAATGAATGCTCTTGCAAAGGAAGGATTATCCTAAATTTCACCTCTCTTTGCTCAAGGTGCAAGATGTGTCTCCATCCGGCTTGCCTAAACACGTCATGGACGTGTGTGTGTCTGGCACGACACTTTCAGAATTACTGAATTACCTTCAGAACAAGACGTGCCTCTGTAAGCGCTCCTTACCCTGCAGAGCAGGTGAGAGCACGAGCATCGCTTGGCTGCGCGTGGTCTTTGGAGGGCCCCTGGGCACATTTGGCTATGACAGGACTGCACATAGGGGGAGATGTTTGTAGTGTTGGGGCTGAATTCCACGGTTTTACATTTGAACATGAAATCTCTGCTATTCTCCAGGGTTGCTTTGTAGcgtttttatttcagtgatgtaAGGGCTGTCTTTCACTGCCAAGCCCATAATTAAAGCAGTGTTGACTGGTAAGTAATGGGCTGCAAAATGTGTACCAGGAGATAATTAAAGATGCACTCTAGATAAGCGAGGCATGAACATCCTTTTTATGAGGTGTTAATGTCTGAAGACCAACTAGTGAAATTGATCTTGCCTCCTTCAGGATGAAAGTTCTTAAATATCAATAGCATGGTACTGCCCtagaaaatatttgatgtaGGGATTTGTAGGGGTCTGTGCTTGTCCAAAGACTCCCCAGGCAGGCGCCTGGCGGCAGGGCCCGTGCTGCACTCGGTGTTTGGCACGATTCTGCCAAATCGTGCTAGCACGATTCTGGGGCCTCCTTCGCAGCTCCTAACACCAGGGCTGCTcgggagggagagaggagaggagctccTGGTGCCCTGATCTGCGCTAGGATAGATGCAAACCTTTTTCAGAGCCAGTTTAAAGAGCACTGTGGCTAGTGCTAATTATTTTGTTGCCTCCCCTAAATGTCTgttacatacttttttttttttttcttttttttttgggagggagCAATATTTTCGGTACATTCCATGTGTGATTTTGATTCCTCTGTAGATGCAGTTATACCATAACTCTGACGTAAAGGGGCATTGGCAGAGGACACAGTGGGTTTCCACATTTAGACCCTACTGAAATCTGCAGCAAAGTTCTGTGGGCATTGGTGGGAGCCTAAAGACAACCTATGATCTGAAGAGATACAGTTTTTGTTAAGCATactgctttctgtatttctgcatcTTACTCCACACTTCTCCTGTTCCCCTCTTTCACTTCTcttggcatttattttatagtcctttgtaaaatgaataaaaaatacaggggaaagaagaaaaaaaaaaagaccatttccCTTGGTATGGTTTAGAGAAGAGATGGGGAGGCTCACAAACAGTTGTTTTGATTATGACAGACATGCAACAGCCAAGGAAACATGGTCAGCAAGGGCTGGTCGGTGCCTGGATCGCGGCATGGCCAAACTGTCACTCTAGCAGAAATTAGCTCTTAGGCCAAGTCCGTGTGCCAGAGcagaagaagggga
It includes:
- the TMEM254 gene encoding transmembrane protein 254; translation: MAAATGAERLQDGSCHFQRSRLLWMIAIAFGMIVLGWVTLSPSTIPYSYLGLFGSFLHHIAEHYHTWVCYAFYVSWLIHLVEALYGVKLCQSKGITDPAVQFHWFVQTLLFGYASFGLLVSYKPTAKKHF